The genomic interval TGTCCGACGGCCTCGAACGCACTGACGATCGTCAGGTCCTGGTCCTTGTAGCGTCCCGGCTTGATCGTGCCTCCGTAGACGAAGATCGCGGGCACGTTAAGCCGGGCGATCGCCATCATGGCGCCGGGCATGTTCTTGTCGCAGCCGCCGGTGGCCAGCAGCCCGTCCAGACTCTGGCCGTTGACGACCGTCTCGATCGCGTCGGCGATCACCTCGCGCGACACCAGGGAGTACTTCATGCCCGGGGTGCCCATCGAAATGCCGTCAGAGATGGTGATGGTGCCGAAGGTCTGCGGCATGCCGCCCGAGGCTCGTACGGCCGATTCCGCACGTTCGGCCAGTGCCCCGATCCCCATGTTGCAGGGAGTGATGGTGCTGTGGGCGTTGGCAATGCCAACGATGGGGCGCTGGAAGTCGTCGTCACCGAAGCCCACGGCCCTGAGCATGGCGCGGTTGGGGGTGCGGCGTGGCCCTTCGGTGACGACGCGGCTGCGTCGATTGTCCTGGGTCATCGAGTCGTCCTGTCCGTTGTCCGGCCCGGGAGAGGGCGGACTAGTGGGTGCGAGAATTGCTTCCCCGGCAGTAGCGCCCATTGAGGAAGTGATCGAAGAACTGGCCCAGTGCCGGATGGTCGATCTGCTGGCCGGAGGTGTCGGGTTCCAGGTGGCGTTCGGCCACATACGTGCTGTGCGAGTACCCGTCCACCAGCACGTGGTACCACGGCCGGTCCTTGGGGGGACGGCTCCTGGCCACGGTTTCGTACCATTCGTCCGAGCCGGAGTAGACCGGGTCGACCTCGACGATCACACCGCGGTAGCCGAACTTGGTATGGTGGACCAGTTCACCCACGGTGAAGCGTGTTCCCTGTGTCATCGCTGCCCCCTGGCGGCGTTTGGTGCATTAATTGTGCTGCATTGACAGTGTCTCTCAGAAAAGACCATCGCCCGGGTCTCGCGTTCCGGCGCGTGGTCCTGAACCCGCAAAGCGAACGTATACCATGTCCCGTGACGTCAGCATCCCCCGCCCCGAATTTCACCGGGCCGTGCCCGAAAATGATGACCGCGAACGCAAGATCTGCAGTCACTGTGGCTTCGTGGACTACGAGAACCCGCGGATTGTGGTGGGCGTCGTGGCCACATGGGGAGAGCGGGTCCTGTTGTGCCGCCGGGCGATCGAGCCGCGCAAGGGTCACTGGACACTGCCCGCAGGATACATGGAGCTTGGCGAGTCGACCGAGCAGGGCGCCGAGCGAGAGGCCTGGGAGGAGGCACGCGCCCGGCTGCGTATCGATCGCCTGCTCGCGGTCTACAGTCTGCCGCATATCGGTCAGGTGCAGATGATCTACCGTGCCGAGCTGCTGGGCGACGATGTCGCTCCCGGACCGGAATCGCAAGAGGTCGCGCTGTTCGACTTCAATGATCTCCCCGGGGAGCTCGCATTTCCGTCGGTCGCCTGGGCTCTGGCGCACTATCAGCAGACGCGCCACCTGAACGAATTCGCGCCGATGGGCGCCCCGGAGTCCGCGAGCCCGCTGGGCGGGTTGTAGTTCAGCTGTCCTGCGCGCGCCGGGACGGCCCGTAGTCTTGGAATTTTTCCAGCACGCGCGCCATTTCATCATCGCCGAGCAGCTGCGGGCCGCCAATTTGCAGGCTCAGCACATACTGCTGCGCGAGCAGTTCGACCTCTTGGGTCAGCCACAAGGCCCGCGCGAGATCCGGCCCTGTCGCAATCATGCCGTGGTTGGCCAGCAGGCACGCGAGTCGATCCTGCAGGGCCTCCACCGCGTTGCCTGACAGCTGCTCCGTGCCGAACGTGGCATAGGGGGCACAACGGATCGAATTGCCCCCGGCCGCCGCCACCATATAGTGCAGGGCGGGGATATCACGACCCTGAATCGCGACCACGCTGGCATAGATCGAGTGGACATGCACCACGGCGTTCAACTCCGGGCGCGCCTGGAGGATCGCCCGATGAAAATGCCACTCGCTGGAAGGCTTCTGGTGATCCGGCCAGCGTCCCTGTGCATCGACGGAGACCAGGTCCTCCGGACGCAGGGCTTCATAGGGCACGCCGGACGGGGTAATCAGCATGCCGTCGCCCAGACGCGCGCTGACGTTGCCCGAGGTGCCCTGGTTCAGGCCACGGCGATTGGTCTCGAGCGCGGTGTCGATAATCGCTTGGCGCAGGGCCAGTTCATCGGTGGCAGGCATCGGAATCCAGGGGGATAGATGGAAGCCGGATTGTATCGCGACAGGCGCGAAGGATGTCTCGGGGAACACCCGTTAGTTTATGGGGTCAATGTCGAGAGGCCGGCGTGAGCGGGACGTGAAGACGCGGATGGCGCGCACGCCACCTGGACATCTATATTGAAGGCTGTACTTGGCAGGCCGCAGCCGTTGCGCGGCACTTTCGATGTTCCTTGAACAGGGAGGACAACCCATGAAAAAAACCCTTCGTTTTCTGACTGCGGCTTCCGTTGCCGGAACCCTCGCGCTGGGCCTGGGCGCTGTGCATTCCGTGCATGCCTTTGACGAGCACGAGGCAACCATTGATTACCGTCAGGGCGTGATGCGGTCCATCGGCGGCAACGTCGGGTCTATCGCCGCAGTCGTTGTCGACGGCGCCGAATTCGGCGACAACCTCGAGATGCACACCAGGCATTTGGTGGATCTAACCGCGGACATCCCGGCACTGTTCCCTGAAGGCAGTGATTTCCCCGATACCGATGCCAAAGAGGAGATCTGGGACGACTGGGACCGGTTCAAGGAGCTCTCTCAGGACACCAAAGATGCAGCCGAGGCATTGCATGCCGCGGTTGAAGCCGGTGACGACGACGAACTCCCGATTCGCTTCCGTAACCTGGGGCAGTCCTGCCAGGCCTGCCACGACGACTTCCGCCGCGACTGATCGGTGGCGGTGACCACAAGGCGCACAGGGCCGGCCGCCTGGCTGCCGGCCCTGGCCATTGCGGCCTTTGCATGGAGTTCCGTCGCACAGGCGGAGGTGGAGATCGGTGAAGAGGACCCCCAGGCCGGAGAGGACGAACGTATTGCCTACGGTGAATACGTCTTGCGCGCCGGCGGGTGTGTGACCTGTCACACCGCGGAGGATGGCGACTTCCTGGCCGGTGGTCGGCCGATCGAAAGCCCGTTCGGCGTGTTCTACGGCCCGAACATCACCCCGGACGAAGAGCACGGCATCGGCGGCTGGTCGGAGGGCGACTTCAAGCAGGGCCTGAGGGAAGGGCGCAGCCCGAACGGGACCCATTACTACCCGGCATTTCCGTACACCGCATATACGAAGATGACGGACCAGGACGTGGAGGCGTTATGGGCCTATCTGCAGTCCGAGGTCGAGCCCGTCGCCCGCGAGAATACCCCGCACGATCTGGACTGGTTCGTGCGCTTTCGGCCATCACTCAGTGTATGGAAGTGGTTGCACTTCGAGCCCGGCGAGTTCGAGGCAAATCCTGACGAGTCCGAGGAGTGGAACCGTGGCGCCTATCTGACTCAGGCCCTGGGGCACTGCATGGAATGCCATACCCCGCGCACCCGGACGGGC from Thioalkalivibrio sp. ALJ12 carries:
- the hspQ gene encoding heat shock protein HspQ; its protein translation is MTQGTRFTVGELVHHTKFGYRGVIVEVDPVYSGSDEWYETVARSRPPKDRPWYHVLVDGYSHSTYVAERHLEPDTSGQQIDHPALGQFFDHFLNGRYCRGSNSRTH
- a CDS encoding NUDIX domain-containing protein → MSRDVSIPRPEFHRAVPENDDRERKICSHCGFVDYENPRIVVGVVATWGERVLLCRRAIEPRKGHWTLPAGYMELGESTEQGAEREAWEEARARLRIDRLLAVYSLPHIGQVQMIYRAELLGDDVAPGPESQEVALFDFNDLPGELAFPSVAWALAHYQQTRHLNEFAPMGAPESASPLGGL
- a CDS encoding L-fuculose-phosphate aldolase yields the protein MPATDELALRQAIIDTALETNRRGLNQGTSGNVSARLGDGMLITPSGVPYEALRPEDLVSVDAQGRWPDHQKPSSEWHFHRAILQARPELNAVVHVHSIYASVVAIQGRDIPALHYMVAAAGGNSIRCAPYATFGTEQLSGNAVEALQDRLACLLANHGMIATGPDLARALWLTQEVELLAQQYVLSLQIGGPQLLGDDEMARVLEKFQDYGPSRRAQDS
- a CDS encoding cytochrome c, encoding MKKTLRFLTAASVAGTLALGLGAVHSVHAFDEHEATIDYRQGVMRSIGGNVGSIAAVVVDGAEFGDNLEMHTRHLVDLTADIPALFPEGSDFPDTDAKEEIWDDWDRFKELSQDTKDAAEALHAAVEAGDDDELPIRFRNLGQSCQACHDDFRRD
- a CDS encoding cytochrome c, with amino-acid sequence MAVTTRRTGPAAWLPALAIAAFAWSSVAQAEVEIGEEDPQAGEDERIAYGEYVLRAGGCVTCHTAEDGDFLAGGRPIESPFGVFYGPNITPDEEHGIGGWSEGDFKQGLREGRSPNGTHYYPAFPYTAYTKMTDQDVEALWAYLQSEVEPVARENTPHDLDWFVRFRPSLSVWKWLHFEPGEFEANPDESEEWNRGAYLTQALGHCMECHTPRTRTGGLDLERLGAGARMPDGDVAPNITPDRETGIGRWGARHIARYLEMGITRDGDFAGSSMADVIEHGTSYLTSDDRRAIAAYLQSLDPIEHEPD